From Peromyscus maniculatus bairdii isolate BWxNUB_F1_BW_parent chromosome 8, HU_Pman_BW_mat_3.1, whole genome shotgun sequence, a single genomic window includes:
- the Tmem238l gene encoding transmembrane protein 238-like gives MLLGRPCTRCHLGRCVFFLIVALLTDAVGLILLLLGIFATLNYWDFLVYTGALILALSLLFWLAWYSINIEVPLETLDF, from the coding sequence ATGCTCCTGGGCAGACCTTGTACAAGATGCCATCTAGGGCGCTGTGTATTTTTCCTCATTGTGGCTCTTTTGACCGACGCTGTGGGCCTGATCCTTTTGTTGCTGGGGATCTTTGCCACACTAAACTACTGGGACTTCTTGGTCTACACAGGGGCTCTGATCCTGGCCCTGAGCCTACTGTTCTGGCTTGCCTGGTATTCCATCAATATCGAGGTGCCTCTTGAGACGCTGGACTTTTAG